From Streptomyces durmitorensis, a single genomic window includes:
- a CDS encoding VOC family protein — translation MAIQRMDNVGIVVEDMDAAIAFFVELGMELEGRAEVKGPVADQCTGLDGVHCDIAMVRTPDGHSRLELAKYRSPAATSEGPRNKPHNILGTHRVMFAVDDLEDTVARLRPHGAEVLGEIARFEDSYLLCYVRGPEGIIVGLAQQLG, via the coding sequence ATGGCGATTCAGCGGATGGACAACGTCGGCATCGTCGTCGAGGACATGGATGCCGCCATCGCGTTCTTCGTGGAACTCGGGATGGAGCTGGAGGGCAGGGCGGAGGTCAAGGGCCCCGTCGCCGACCAGTGCACCGGGCTCGACGGCGTCCACTGTGACATCGCGATGGTCCGGACCCCGGACGGCCACAGCCGTCTTGAGCTGGCGAAGTACCGCAGCCCCGCGGCGACCAGCGAGGGCCCGCGCAACAAGCCGCACAACATCCTGGGCACGCACCGCGTCATGTTCGCCGTCGACGACCTAGAGGACACGGTTGCCCGCCTGCGCCCTCACGGCGCCGAAGTCCTCGGCGAGATCGCCCGGTTCGAGGACAGCTATCTCCTCTGCTACGTCCGCGGCCCGGAGGGCATCATCGTCGGCCTGGCCCAGCAACTGGGCTGA